CAAGGGTTCGCGCCCCTCTATGCTGTAGACTTATGCCTCAATCTGGTCGCAAACCGATTTCGACCTTTTGCGCATCTAAGCGATATCACATAGCAAAGGCCACTCGCCATGGAAATCAAAGAGCTTGGACACGTCGTCCTTTATGTCCGTGACCTCAAACGCTCCAGGAAGTTTTATGGGAAGGTGCTCGGGTGGAAGGAGGTCGCCTCCATGGGCTGGGGAGCCGTCTTCTCCAGTGGGCGCACCCACCACGAACTCCTGCTCATCGAAGTAGGGCCGAACGCCCAGCCGATCCCCCCTGGACGGCGAGTGGGCATGTACCACTTCGGCCTCAAGGTGGGCGACTCCGATCAAGAGCTTCGGGAGGCGCTGAACCGGGTGCAGGCGGCAGGTGTCCCCATCGTCGGCGCCAGCGACCACACGGTGACCCACAGCCTCTACATCGAAGACCCGGACGGCAACGAGATCGAACTCTATATAGATGTCCCAGGCGTGGACTGGAAGACCGATCCGCAGGCGATCGTGGCGCCCATACGGCCGCTTGCCCTCTGAACCTACGCGGGCTTCATCCCCATAAGCCTTCGCGCCTCTTTGGGGCCGGCGACCTTTCGCCCCAGGCGCTTGGCCACTTTCGCAAAGAGCTCCACCTGCTGGGCGTTCGTCATCTTCTTCCCGTCCAGCCTTGGGTTATCGCCGATGCCGGTGCGCACGTGGCCCCCCTGGGCAATGGCGAGCCCTTGCAGCATCGCATGCGAGCGCCCGTAGGCCTGGACGGACCAGACTACTTCTACCCCCTTCGGGATGGAGCTGATCCAGCCCTTTAGGCCGGAGGCAGTGGGCGGCAGTCCGCAAGGGGCATCGTCATAGAACATGAACTTGACCACC
The DNA window shown above is from Chloroflexota bacterium and carries:
- a CDS encoding VOC family protein; translation: MEIKELGHVVLYVRDLKRSRKFYGKVLGWKEVASMGWGAVFSSGRTHHELLLIEVGPNAQPIPPGRRVGMYHFGLKVGDSDQELREALNRVQAAGVPIVGASDHTVTHSLYIEDPDGNEIELYIDVPGVDWKTDPQAIVAPIRPLAL